The Diospyros lotus cultivar Yz01 chromosome 15, ASM1463336v1, whole genome shotgun sequence genome has a window encoding:
- the LOC127792212 gene encoding zinc finger BED domain-containing protein RICESLEEPER 1-like: MEVSDEVIVNSSRLKSEVWNDFDRVKKGETYVAICRHCKKKLSGSSTSGTSHLRNHLIRCRRRSNHDISQLLSAKGKKKEETLALANVNFDQEQRKSEKLNFVRTRYELEQIPDGAINMGHGNFDNKRSRFDLARMIIVHGYPLTMVEHVGFQLFTRNLQPLFELVTVNRVEADCIEIYQREKQKVYEVLDKLHGKISLSADMWTDKEDAHYLSLTAHFVDDDWQLKKKILNFIKIDLYHAEDMLSEIIMTSLMDWDIDRKLFSMTSDSNSASDNIVSRIRDRLSQNRFLLCNGQLFDVRCAANIVRLMSQDALKAISDVTHKIRESIRYARSSLPTQEKFNEMVHLVRVDSRKSLSLDNPMRWDSTYFMLEVALEYKHVFSLLHEHDSAYTTCPSDVEWDRASAITGYLKFFVEVCNVFTGNKHPTPNIYFPEICDVHLQLIEWSQNSDAYISSLALKMKSKFDEYWKKCSLALAVAAILDPRFKMKLVEYYYPQIYGASASDSIDIVSNCMKALYNGHAICSPLDAQGQGLACEVGGSGGVNNESRDRLTGFDRFLHETSQSQNTKSDLDKYLEEPLFPRNSDFNILNWWKVHTPRYPILSMMARNVLGIQMSKVSFESAFCNGDQTLDHDRSSLRSDTVQALVCAQDWMQNDPDDPRPTSSHSPLSISYDVN; this comes from the exons ATGGAGGTATCAGATGAAGTGATTGTTAACTCTAGTAGATTGAAATCTGAAGTATGGAATGATTTTGATAGGGTCAAAAAAGGTGAAACCTATGTGGCTATTTGTAGGCattgcaaaaagaaattaagtggTTCAAGCACTAGTGGGACATCACATTTGAGGAATCATTTAATCAGATGTCGAAGAAGATCAAACCATGACATTTCTCAACTTCTTTcagcaaagggaaagaagaaggaagagactCTTGCCcttgcaaatgttaattttgaTCAAGAGCAGAGGAAGAGTGAAAAGCTGAACTTTGTCCGTACTAGATATGAACTGGAACAGATACCTGATGGTGCCATTAATATGGGTCATGGTAACTTTGATAATAAGAGGAGTCGATTTGATCTTGCTCGCATGATTATTGTGCATGGTTATCCCTTGACTATGGTTGAGCATGTAGGCTTTCAACTGTTTACTAGAAATCTTCAGCCGTTGTTTGAGTTAGTGACAGTTAATAGGGTTGAGGCTGACTGTATTGAAATTTAtcagagagagaaacagaaggTGTATGAGGTGTTAGATAAGTTGCATGGTAAAATCAGCCTTAGTGCTGACATGTGGACTGACAAGGAAGATGCTCACTACCTGTCTTTGACAGCACACTTCGTTGATGATGATTGGcagttgaagaagaaaattcTGAATTTTATAAAGATTGATCTTTATCATGCAGAAGATATGCTTTCTGAAATTATTATGACAAGTCTAATGGACTGGGATATTGATCGAAAACTATTTTCAATGACATCTGACAGCAATTCTGCAAGTGATAATATTGTCTCCAGAATCAGAGATCGACTTTCCCAGAACAGGTTTCTTTTGTGTAATGGTCAATTATTTGATGTACGCTGTGCAGCAAATATAGTCAGATTGATGTCCCAAGATGCCTTGAAAGCAATATCAGATGTAACCCATAAGATTCGGGAAAGCATTCGATATGCTAGAAGTTCACTACCAACGCAAGAAAAGTTCAATGAGATGGTTCACTTGGTGAGAGTTGATAGTCGAAAGAGCTTATCTCTTGATAATCCAATGCGATGGGACTCAACATATTTCATGCTTGAAGTTGCTTTAGAGTATAAACATGTGTTCTCTCTTCTGCATGAACATGACTCTGCCTACACAACATGTCCATCTGATGTGGAATGGGACAGAGCAAGTGCTATTACTGGATACTTGAAGTTCTTTGTTGAAGTTTGTAATGTTTTTACAGGTAACAAGCATCCAACACCAAACATATACTTTCCAGAGATTTGTGATGTTCATCTTCAGTTGATTGAATGGTCCCAAAACTCAGATGCTTATATCAGTTCTTTAGCTTTGAAGATGAAAAGCAAATTTGATGAATATTGGAAAAAATGCAGCTTGGCTTTGGCAGTTGCAGCCATCTTAGATCCTCGGTTCAAGATGAAGTTGGTAGAATATTATTATCCACAAATTTATGGTGCTAGTGCTTCAGATAGCATTGATATTGTGTCTAATTGTATGAAGGCGCTTTATAATGGGCATGCTATCTGTTCCCCATTAGATGCTCAAGGTCAAGGCTTGGCTTGTGAAGTAGGTGGAAGTGGTGGGGTTAATAACGAATCTAGGGATAGGCTGACAGGCTTCGACAGGTTCCTCCACGAAACTTCACAGAGCCAGAACACAAAATCAGATTTGGACAAGTACCTGGAGGAGCCTCTTTTTCCTCGCAATTCAGATTTCAACATTTTAAATTGGTGGAAAGTTCATACACCGAGGTATCCCATTCTATCTATGATGGCGCGTAATGTTTTAGGAATTCAAATGTCAAAAGTTTCATTCGAGTCAGCATTTTGTAATGGAGATCAAACCCTTGATCATGATCGGAGTTCACTAAGATCAGATACTGTTCAGGCCCTTGTATGCGCCCAAGACTGGATGCAGAACGACCCTGATG ATCCCAGACCGACCTCAAGCCATTCTCCTTTGTCTATATCCTATGATGTGAATTAA